Proteins co-encoded in one Brassica rapa cultivar Chiifu-401-42 chromosome A02, CAAS_Brap_v3.01, whole genome shotgun sequence genomic window:
- the LOC103868226 gene encoding L10-interacting MYB domain-containing protein — MSTPGESDNERLRTVWTPEMDQYFIELMLEQVKRGNRFDDHLFSKRAWKLMSSAFTARFKFPYGKDVLKNRHKTLRNLFRSVKSLLREDGFSWDERTQMVVADHCVWDVFLKGHPHSRSFRIKSIPFYKDLCLIYSDGMSEQKAPENITEGDDNRLCESAKGSGISRCRTTWHPPMDRYFIGLMLEQARSGNQIEGAFRKQAWTEMVKLFNAKFDSSFTVDVLKNRYKTLRRQYNAIKSLLRSDGFGWDDERHMVTADDNVWQDYIKAHRDARQFMTRPIPYYKDLCVVCGDSEESDDCFVATDWFDPEAEFHEGTTDLSSSGEEQDINSLFCEPKNKRDHQNGTSPVKLKKPRVDETKAMGIENAVEAIQALPDMDEELILDACDLLEDDLKAKTFLALNVKLRKKWLLRKLRPHVT, encoded by the exons ATGAGCACGCCTGGTGAAAGCGATAACGAGCGACTAAGAACGGTGTGGACGCCAGAGATGGATCAGTACTTCATCGAGCTTATGCTGGAGCAGGTGAAGAGAGGGAACCGATTCGACGATCACTTGTTCAGCAAACGCGCTTGGAAGCTCATGTCTTCTGCCTTCACCGCGAGGTTCAAGTTTCCTTACGGGAAAGACGTTTTGAAAAACAGGCACAAGACGTTGAGGAACTTGTTTAGATCTGTGAAGAGTCTCTTGAGAGAAGATGGGTTTAGCTGGGATGAAAGGACGCAGATGGTGGTTGCTGATCATTGCGTTTGGGATGTCTTTCTCAAG GGTCATCCTCATTCAAGATCTTTTCGAATAAAGTCGATTCCTTTTTATAAAGATCTGTGTTTGATTTACTCTGATGGAATGTCTGAGCAGAAAG CTCCAGAGAATATTACTGAGGGAGATGACAACAGACTATGTGAATCAGCAAAAGGAAGCGGCATCTCACGGTGCAGGACTACATGGCATCCTCCAATGGACCGCTATTTCATCGGTCTCATGTTGGAGCAAGCGAGAAGTGGAAACCAGATTGAAGGTGCTTTTAGGAAACAAGCCTGGACTGAGATGGTTAAACTCTTCAACGCCAAGTTCGACTCTAGCTTTACTGTGGATGTCTTGAAGAACCGGTACAAGACTCTGAGAAGGCAGTATAATGCGATCAAGAGTCTTCTTCGATCAGATGGGTTTGGTTGGGATGATGAGCGTCATATGGTTACAGCTGATGATAATGTCTGGCAAGACTATATAAAG GCTCATAGAGATGCAAGGCAATTCATGACTCGACCCATTCCATACTACAAAGATTTGTGTGTGGTCTgtggagattccgaggaaagtGACGACTGCTTTGTAGCTACGGACTGGTTTGATCCCGAAGCCGAGTTCCACGAGGGTACAACCGATTTGTCTAGTTCCGGTGAGGAACAAGACATCAACTCTCTTTTCTGTGAACCCAAGAACAAAAGAGATCATCAAAATGGTACAAGCCCTGTAAAGCTGAAGAAGCCTCGAGTTGATGAAACCAAAGCCATGGGAATAGAAAACGCGGTTGAGGCTATCCAAGCGTTACCAGACATGGATGAGGAGCTTATATTAGATGCTTGTGATCTGCTTGAAGATGACCTCAAGGCCAAGACTTTCTTGGCACTAAATGTGAAATTACGCAAGAAGTGGTTGTTAAGGAAACTCCGGCCTCATGTAACTTAA
- the LOC103868225 gene encoding putative pectinesterase/pectinesterase inhibitor 26: MKMVERIFLLFLSIVVTVVIAGKAPPPTFTETGKALAEKLCEKSEDKAFCVSSLTSRHEAETATAPKLGVIALSVASTNASDTSLYIKSKLKQKNLEPALEDTLDDCSKNYLDAVAQLDDSLAALLANAYIDVDIWLNTAISDGEACEDALSERAGNDAELARRNTNFLKLCKDALLINTILTP; this comes from the coding sequence ATGAAAATGGTCGAAAGGATCTTTCTCCTTTTCCTCTCCATCGTCGTCACGGTTGTCATCGCCGGAAAAGCTCCACCACCAACATTCACCGAGACTGGCAAAGCCTTGGCAGAAAAACTATGCGAAAAATCTGAAGACAAAGCGTTTTGCGTTTCGAGCCTAACCTCGCGTCACGAAGCAGAAACCGCAACCGCACCAAAACTAGGCGTGATTGCGTTAAGTGTAGCGTCTACAAACGCTTCAGACACGTCTCTCTAcatcaaatcaaaattaaaacagAAGAACCTCGAGCCCGCGTTGGAAGACACGTTAGATGATTGTTCTAAGAATTATTTAGACGCAGTCGCGCAGCTAGACGATTCTCTCGCCGCTTTGCTGGCAAATGCGTACATCGATGTTGATATTTGGCTTAATACGGCGATTAGCGACGGAGAGGCTTGTGAAGACGCTTTGAGTGAACGTGCTGGTAATGACGCTGAGCTTGCTCGTAGGAACACTAACTTCTTGAAGCTTTGCAAGGACGCTCTTCTCATCAACACTATTTTAACTCCATAA